TTATCCACTCTCTGACTTCCAACGCCCCATTGTGCGGCAATTGATTCAAGATTATGTCGGCAAACAGGGTTGCCCGGAGGCGATATTCTGTCATTCTGATGACGTGGCGGTTGGCGTCTATCGCGGCCTGTGCGACATGGGCTTGCATGTTCCATCCGACGTGGCGTTAATGGGGTGCGACGGAATCCAGGATACGGAGTATCTGGAATATCCCCTGACAACTCTGATTCAGCCAGTCAAAGACATGTGTACGGCCGCCTGGCAATTCTTCACCGAGCGGCAAGCGAATCCTAAGCGAGAATCCCAACACCTTATCCTGGAGCCCAAACTAGTGATCAGGGAATCCACCCGCCGTCTCGAATAGTTTCACCCTAAAAAAACACAAATATTCGTGCAAAACAATTTATCACGTGATAAAAGTGGATTTCATGAAAAGAAAACTTGCGATTCCAGCACCGCTTGATCCGGGATTCCAGCCAGCTATTGTCTTCAATCAAAGCTATATCGATGAAGCGAAAGCCTCCGGACAGGCCGTCCTCCTCATCCTCGGACTGGAACGGGAAGAAGGTTTCCTTTCACGTTACACCACAATCGTCAAGCCCGATACCAATCCCGATACCCTGCTTTATGTGGAGCGTATTATAAAATTCATCCTGTGGGCTCGCGGGGGGTGGAAAATTCATTTCGGGGGTCCCAAGGCCATCGGGGAGTATATTAAACAGTGTTATTCAACCACTGGGGTACGTGCCTTCGATGTAGACCTGATGAGTAAGGTTTACGAAAAGCCATTTGAAGTCGTGCTGACCGAAGCCGACAAGGTTCCTGCCGCCCGCGAGATGAGCACCACTGTGGGCGGGCACCTGGATGGCTGCCGTATCGGCTTTGATCTCGGGGCCAGCGATTACAAAATTTCGGCCGTTCTGAACGGTGAGGCCGTCTATACCGACGAATTTCCATGGGATCCCAAAAATCAGCCTGACCCGAATTATCATTTCACCCTGATCAATGAAGGGTTTAAGAAAGCAGCGGCCAAATTACCCCGCGTCGACGCCATCGGGGGAAGCTCTGCCGGCGTTATCGTCAACAACCGGATCATGGTTGCCTCATTATTCCGGGCAGTACCGGCCTCTAAGTTTGATCAGGCCAAAAATATTTTCCTGCGTCTCCGCGAGGTCTGGAACGTTCCCATGGAAGTCGTCAATGACGGGGATGTCACCGCGCTGGCGGGCGCCATGTCTCTCAACACCACCGCCATGCTTGGCGTGGCCATGGGCTCCAGCGAGGCAGGGGGCTACATGAACCCCGAGGGCGGCATGACTGGCTGGCTTTCCGAGCTGGCCTTTGCCCCCGTGGACTATAATGCCAGCGCACCTGCTGACGAATGGTCCGGCGATCACGGCGTCGGGGCACTCTACTTTTCCCAGCAAGCCGTAAACAAGCTGCTGCCCGCTGCCGGCATCGAAGCCCCATCCGGCATGGGGCTCCCTGAACGCTTGAAAATGGTTCAGGAATTAATGGCCAAGGGTGACCCGCGGGCGGTAAAGATTTACGAAACCATCGGCGTATATTTGGGCTACACCCTTCCCCATTATGCCAATTTCTACGAATACAAAAATATCCTGATCCTGGGCCGTGTCACAACTGGCGCTGGCGGAGACATCATTCTTGCCAAAGCTCGTGAGGTTTTGAATTTGGAATTCCCGGAGATTGCTAACCGTATTCAAATCGTTGTGCCGGACGAAAAAAGCCGCCGCATTGGACAAGCGGTTGCCGCAGCGAGTCTTCCGATGATAAAGGGATAAAATCGATGAAATTACTGAGCCCGTCAGCAAAAGTATTTGTACCCGATCAAAAGCCTGAAGCCGAAGCCCTCAAGCGGATTACGCATCTGGGAATCGGCGCCCATCAGGATGATCTTGAATTCATGGCCTTCCACGGAATTCTGGAATGTTATCACAGCAGAGACTTGTGGTTTGGAGGTGTGACCTGCACCAACGGGGGTGGCAGTTCACGGATCGGCCCGTACGGCCAGTTCTCCGATGCTGAAATGATGACCGTCCGGCAGGAAGAGCAGAACACGGCCGCCACAGTGGGCCACTACGGCGTGATGATTCAACTCAATGTCCCAAGCAGTGCCGTCAAAAGCCCCTCCGACCAGTTGGTGAAAAATGACCTGAAGGAGATCCTCGCGGCCACCCGGCCCCAAGTCGTCTACACCCATAATCTTGCCGATAAACACGACACCCACCTCGGCGTCGTCATTGCAACCATTCAAGCGATCCGGGAACTCCCCGCCGACCAGCGCCCGCAAAAAGTAATCGGCTCTGAAATCTGGCGCGGATTGGACTGGATGAACGATTCCCAAAAGGTGGTCATGGACGTAAGCCGGCATGAAAATCTCGCAGCAGCCGTCAACGGCGTATTTGACTCTCAAATCGCCGGCGGCAAGCGCTATGACCTCGCCACCCTGGGCCGCCGTCAGGCGAATGCCACTTTTTTTGAATCCCATGCCACGGACAAGGCCACTCATGTAATCTTCGGCATGGATCTGACGCCCCTGATTACCGACCCGTCACACAATATCATCGAGTTCGTCGCCAGCCATATCAAAGCTTTTGAAGGCGATGTCCGAAAGAAATTATCGACGCGGCTTGGCAAGTAAACATTCTCTCAACCATTAGTTAAAACAACAAAGAGGAAAGAAAGAAAAAATGAAAGTTCCATTCTACGGTCACGTCCGCCAGTACAACAACATCAAGTCAGAAATTGATGCCAATATCAAAACGGTCATTGAGAGTGGCGAGTATGTCCACGGCCCCATGAACAAGCAGTTTGAGAAGGAATTCGCCGATTTTTCCGGCACGAAATACTCCATCCCCTGCGGTAACGGCACGGACGCCCTCTGGCTGACCCTGATGGCCCTGGGCATTGGCGAAGGCGACGAAGTCATCACCAACGCCAACACCTTCTTCGCCACGGCGGAAGCCATCTGGATCGCCGGCGCGACCGTAGTCATGATTGACTGCGATCCCAAGACCAAGTGCATCGACCCCGCCAAGATCGAGGCAGCCATCACCCGCAAGACGAAGTGCATTATGCCGGTCCATCTGTACGGGCAGTGCGCTGACATGCCTGCGATCAAAAAGATCGCCGACAAGTACAAGCTCTGGGTCATCGAAGATAACGCCCAGGCCATTGACGCGGCGGGCGATACCTTCAAGATCGGCGAGCTCTCCGATGCCGTGGCTACCAGTTTCATCATCCAGAAAAACCTGGGCTGCTTCGGCGATGGCGGTGCGATTGTCACCAACAACGAACAGGTCAACCGCGTGACCAAGCTGCTCCGCGCCCACGGCTCTCCCGCCCGCAACGTGCACAGCTTCGGCTTCAACAGCCGTTTGGACGACATCCAGGCCGGCATCCTGAGCGCCAAACTCAAACACATCCACGAGTGGAACAACAACCGCATCAAACTGGCCGAGCACTACACCAAGGGCCTTAAGGGTGCCAAGGCCTTCGACCTGCCGTACCAGAAGCCGGGCTACCGCCACGTGTGGCACCTGTACGTTATCGAGGTCAAGGACCCCGCAAAACGCGACACCTTCCTGAAGTGGTTGAACGAAAACGGCGTGGATGCGAAGACGCACTACTCCATCGCAATCCACCAGCAAGCGGGTTATCCATGGGGCAAGGGTGCCCGCACCGTCGGCTCCCTGACCAACGCCGAACATAACGCAGCGACCTGCATCAGCCTGCCGATGTTCCCGGAACTGACCGAAGCCGAAGTGGACTACACCATTGGCAAGGTGATGGAATGGGATAAAGCCAACTCCTAAGGGGCGTTAACATTCATGGCAAAACAATACACAGCAATGGTCGTTGGAGCGGGAAAACGCGGCATGCATCATGCCACCGCCTTTCAGGCCAATCCCCGCTTCAAAGTGACCGGCCTGTGCGATATTGACGCCTCCAAGCTGGACGCTGCCGCCGCCAAAATCGGCGGTGGCGTCAAAACCGGCACGGACGTCTCCGCACTCGCAAAAGAGCTGAAGCCCGATGTCTTCTGCTTCTGCACGATGCCCAATCTGCGCACTCCTATGATCAAGGCCGCCATCGAAGGGGGCGCCAAACTGATCGCCTTTGAGAAGCCTGTCGCACTAACCAGCAAGGAATTGCTCGTCATCCGTGACCTGCTCGCCAAGACTGGGATCAAGGCAGTTGTGAGCCATCAACACCGCTATGGTGTTCATTATCGCAAAGTTAAGGATATTATTGCCAGCGGCGCACTGGGCCGCGTACACACCGTGTACGGCTCCGCCACGGGCTGGATGACGCATATGTTGTCGCATCTCATCGATTATACCCGCTGGTTTAATGATGAGGCCGATGCCACCTGGGTCATGGGACAGGCCGCCGGCCGCGGCAAGCTCACGGACAACCATCCATCACCCGATCACATTGCTGGGTTCGTGCAGTACGCCAACGGCGTGCGCGGCATTTATGAATGTGGCGCCGGGGCACCCGACCAACCTGAAGTAGCGAAATGGTGGGGCAAATGCCGTATGGGTGCCCAGGGAACCGAAGGGTTCGCTGAAGTGCTCACCAATGGCGGCTGGCGCGCGGTAACCAAGCGCGACGGTGCTCAGAGCGGCGAAGGCGTTATGAACTATGACCTCGATATGCCGCCTTATATCCAGGATATGGCCGACTGGCTGGACGGAATTAAAACGCATCCCTGCCAATTCGACAGCGCCTTCAAGGGTGCCGAGATCATGTTGGCCATGCAGCAATCCGCGATTGCAGGCGGGCAGATTGCCCTTCCCTTGATATCCGGAATGGATGAACAGGAAGGCTTGAAAAATGTTCTGTCCGACCGTAAAGTAATGGTGTCATCCGAGGTGAACGCCAAGGAATTCAACGTTTAAAGCATGGAAATAATTATTCAACCTGATAGTGATACGGCGGCCTTGATGGTCGCCCGCGTCATTGCCCGCGAGATCCGGCGCAAGCCGGATCTCGTTTTGGGCCTCGCCACTGGCCGCACAATGGAATCCGTTTACGGACATCTCGCCCGTATGCATATAGAAAAAGGGCTTAGTTTTGCAAGTTGCCGAACCTTCAATCTCGATGAATATATTGGGATCCCTGCGGAGCATCCTGGCTCTTATCGGCACTACATGAATCTGCATCTCTTCAGCAAAATCGATATTAACCTGAAGAATACCTATCTACCCAATGGAACGGCCCCGGACCTCGAGGCCGAGTGTCAACGTTATGAACACGCCATTTTGGAGCGGGGTGGCATTGATATCCAACTTCTAGGCATCGGCCATGACGGCCACATCGGCTTCAACGAACCGCTCTCATCTCTTCGATCCCGCACAAGGGAAAAGGCTCTGACTTTATCCACACTTCAGGCCAATTCCGCCATGTTTAATAATGACGTCAGTAAAGTTCCCCGCCGTGCCATCACCATGGGCGTAGGCTCCATTCTGGACTCGAAACGCGCCATTATGCTGGTGACGGGGGCCAGTAAAGCCTCCATTCTCGCCAAGGCGACAGAGGGGCCCATTACCTCCATGGTAACGGGTTCCGCCCTGCAACTACATCCCCGGTGCACAGTTATTGCCGATGAGGCTGCCTCAGCAAATCTGGAAGGG
The bacterium genome window above contains:
- a CDS encoding LacI family DNA-binding transcriptional regulator, translating into PNIPLISMGAQCCPKTDFVKVDLLSGAIDATRHLIATGCRRIAHMTFVRKGINEQDRRNGYLQTMKQAGLKPEFIYYPLSDFQRPIVRQLIQDYVGKQGCPEAIFCHSDDVAVGVYRGLCDMGLHVPSDVALMGCDGIQDTEYLEYPLTTLIQPVKDMCTAAWQFFTERQANPKRESQHLILEPKLVIRESTRRLE
- a CDS encoding ROK family protein, coding for MKRKLAIPAPLDPGFQPAIVFNQSYIDEAKASGQAVLLILGLEREEGFLSRYTTIVKPDTNPDTLLYVERIIKFILWARGGWKIHFGGPKAIGEYIKQCYSTTGVRAFDVDLMSKVYEKPFEVVLTEADKVPAAREMSTTVGGHLDGCRIGFDLGASDYKISAVLNGEAVYTDEFPWDPKNQPDPNYHFTLINEGFKKAAAKLPRVDAIGGSSAGVIVNNRIMVASLFRAVPASKFDQAKNIFLRLREVWNVPMEVVNDGDVTALAGAMSLNTTAMLGVAMGSSEAGGYMNPEGGMTGWLSELAFAPVDYNASAPADEWSGDHGVGALYFSQQAVNKLLPAAGIEAPSGMGLPERLKMVQELMAKGDPRAVKIYETIGVYLGYTLPHYANFYEYKNILILGRVTTGAGGDIILAKAREVLNLEFPEIANRIQIVVPDEKSRRIGQAVAAASLPMIKG
- a CDS encoding PIG-L family deacetylase, translated to MKLLSPSAKVFVPDQKPEAEALKRITHLGIGAHQDDLEFMAFHGILECYHSRDLWFGGVTCTNGGGSSRIGPYGQFSDAEMMTVRQEEQNTAATVGHYGVMIQLNVPSSAVKSPSDQLVKNDLKEILAATRPQVVYTHNLADKHDTHLGVVIATIQAIRELPADQRPQKVIGSEIWRGLDWMNDSQKVVMDVSRHENLAAAVNGVFDSQIAGGKRYDLATLGRRQANATFFESHATDKATHVIFGMDLTPLITDPSHNIIEFVASHIKAFEGDVRKKLSTRLGK
- a CDS encoding DegT/DnrJ/EryC1/StrS family aminotransferase, encoding MKVPFYGHVRQYNNIKSEIDANIKTVIESGEYVHGPMNKQFEKEFADFSGTKYSIPCGNGTDALWLTLMALGIGEGDEVITNANTFFATAEAIWIAGATVVMIDCDPKTKCIDPAKIEAAITRKTKCIMPVHLYGQCADMPAIKKIADKYKLWVIEDNAQAIDAAGDTFKIGELSDAVATSFIIQKNLGCFGDGGAIVTNNEQVNRVTKLLRAHGSPARNVHSFGFNSRLDDIQAGILSAKLKHIHEWNNNRIKLAEHYTKGLKGAKAFDLPYQKPGYRHVWHLYVIEVKDPAKRDTFLKWLNENGVDAKTHYSIAIHQQAGYPWGKGARTVGSLTNAEHNAATCISLPMFPELTEAEVDYTIGKVMEWDKANS
- a CDS encoding Gfo/Idh/MocA family oxidoreductase, producing MAKQYTAMVVGAGKRGMHHATAFQANPRFKVTGLCDIDASKLDAAAAKIGGGVKTGTDVSALAKELKPDVFCFCTMPNLRTPMIKAAIEGGAKLIAFEKPVALTSKELLVIRDLLAKTGIKAVVSHQHRYGVHYRKVKDIIASGALGRVHTVYGSATGWMTHMLSHLIDYTRWFNDEADATWVMGQAAGRGKLTDNHPSPDHIAGFVQYANGVRGIYECGAGAPDQPEVAKWWGKCRMGAQGTEGFAEVLTNGGWRAVTKRDGAQSGEGVMNYDLDMPPYIQDMADWLDGIKTHPCQFDSAFKGAEIMLAMQQSAIAGGQIALPLISGMDEQEGLKNVLSDRKVMVSSEVNAKEFNV
- the nagB gene encoding glucosamine-6-phosphate deaminase, producing MEIIIQPDSDTAALMVARVIAREIRRKPDLVLGLATGRTMESVYGHLARMHIEKGLSFASCRTFNLDEYIGIPAEHPGSYRHYMNLHLFSKIDINLKNTYLPNGTAPDLEAECQRYEHAILERGGIDIQLLGIGHDGHIGFNEPLSSLRSRTREKALTLSTLQANSAMFNNDVSKVPRRAITMGVGSILDSKRAIMLVTGASKASILAKATEGPITSMVTGSALQLHPRCTVIADEAASANLEGIEYYRWIFANEPEWQSFCDSDTGEGLGGCQP